In Acinetobacter pittii, one genomic interval encodes:
- the prs gene encoding ribose-phosphate pyrophosphokinase, whose protein sequence is MPNLVVFSGNAHPQFAQKVVSHLHIPLGAASVGHFSDGEISVEITENVRGKDVFIVQPTCAPTNDNLMEILVMADALRRASAGRITAVIPYFGYARQDRRPRSARVPITAKVVADMLTTVGIDRVVMIDLHADQIQGFFDIPVDNIYGTPALLADLRQQQHDNLMVVSPDVGGVVRARAVAKQMGDIDLAIIDKRRQKANESQVMHLIGDVKDRDCVIVDDMVDTAGTLCKAADALKQFGARRVVAYATHPVLSGKAIENLRNSVIDELVVTDTIPLSEEALTLGKIRQVSVASMVAETIRRINNEESISAMFDSL, encoded by the coding sequence ATGCCCAATCTTGTCGTTTTTAGTGGAAATGCTCATCCACAGTTCGCTCAAAAAGTCGTAAGTCACTTACATATCCCTCTAGGTGCTGCATCAGTCGGTCACTTTTCTGATGGAGAAATTTCAGTAGAAATTACTGAAAATGTTCGTGGTAAAGACGTATTTATCGTTCAGCCTACTTGTGCCCCTACCAATGATAACCTTATGGAAATCTTGGTTATGGCAGATGCTTTGCGTCGTGCAAGTGCTGGTCGTATTACCGCTGTTATCCCTTATTTTGGTTATGCTCGCCAAGACCGTCGTCCACGTTCTGCACGTGTGCCGATTACAGCTAAAGTTGTCGCAGACATGCTTACCACTGTTGGTATTGACCGTGTCGTGATGATCGACTTACATGCTGACCAAATTCAAGGTTTCTTCGATATTCCAGTCGACAACATCTACGGTACTCCTGCTTTGCTTGCTGACTTACGTCAACAACAACATGACAACCTTATGGTGGTTTCTCCTGACGTTGGTGGTGTAGTACGTGCGCGTGCTGTTGCCAAACAGATGGGTGACATCGATTTAGCAATTATTGATAAACGTCGTCAGAAAGCCAATGAGTCGCAAGTTATGCACTTAATTGGTGACGTAAAAGATCGTGATTGCGTTATCGTAGACGATATGGTTGATACTGCTGGTACATTGTGTAAAGCAGCTGATGCGCTTAAGCAATTTGGTGCACGTCGTGTAGTTGCGTATGCAACTCACCCTGTACTATCAGGTAAGGCTATTGAAAACTTACGTAATTCAGTTATTGATGAACTGGTTGTGACTGATACCATTCCTCTTTCTGAAGAAGCATTGACCTTAGGCAAGATCCGTCAGGTTTCTGTTGCTAGCATGGTTGCTGAAACGATTCGTCGTATTAATAACGAAGAGTCTATCAGTGCAATGTTCGATAGTTTATAA
- the ispE gene encoding 4-(cytidine 5'-diphospho)-2-C-methyl-D-erythritol kinase encodes MIRVPSPAKLNLFLHITGRRENGYHELQTIFQLIDLYDWMTFTPTSNEEIEIDGLSEVRPEENLIYRAAQILKPHAKKFCGLDIKIEKNIPMGAGLGGGSSNAATTLIVLNQLWECGLNQEQLADYGVKLGADVPIFIYGKNAWAEGIGEHLSFIDLDQKQFIILKPDCFISTQLLFSQKTLTRDSKTTKFCAYQLEPSNFGNNFEPLARQLYPEVEEAMQYLDQFGQAKLTGTGACVFTEVTNEMNIDEILKHSPCKSYLVNSLKESPLNHFKVTR; translated from the coding sequence ATGATTCGAGTTCCTTCCCCTGCTAAGCTCAACCTGTTTTTACATATTACAGGCCGACGCGAAAATGGTTACCATGAGCTACAAACCATTTTCCAACTTATTGATTTATATGACTGGATGACATTTACGCCTACTTCAAATGAAGAAATCGAAATTGATGGTTTGAGTGAAGTTCGACCTGAAGAAAATTTGATTTATCGGGCAGCGCAAATATTAAAGCCACATGCAAAAAAGTTTTGTGGTTTAGACATCAAAATTGAAAAAAATATTCCAATGGGTGCAGGTCTAGGCGGTGGTTCATCCAATGCCGCCACCACGCTTATTGTGTTAAATCAATTATGGGAATGTGGCCTGAACCAAGAACAACTTGCGGACTACGGTGTAAAGCTAGGTGCTGATGTTCCTATTTTTATTTATGGTAAAAATGCATGGGCTGAAGGCATCGGCGAACATTTATCATTCATAGACTTAGATCAAAAACAGTTCATTATTTTAAAACCTGATTGTTTTATCAGCACTCAATTGCTTTTTTCACAAAAAACATTGACAAGAGACTCTAAGACCACTAAATTTTGCGCCTATCAGTTAGAGCCTTCTAATTTTGGAAATAACTTTGAGCCACTGGCTCGGCAGTTATACCCTGAAGTAGAAGAAGCAATGCAATATTTAGATCAGTTTGGTCAAGCAAAGCTTACAGGTACAGGTGCTTGTGTTTTTACTGAAGTAACAAATGAAATGAATATTGATGAAATTCTTAAGCATTCACCATGTAAATCTTACTTGGTAAATAGTTTAAAAGAATCTCCTCTTAATCATTTTAAGGTTACACGTTAG
- the lolB gene encoding lipoprotein insertase outer membrane protein LolB — MSKFAQLCTAICGSSVLFLTGCQHFTQPKPAVTQQVQDEKHFNLQGKIGVRTPQQTGSAFFTWLQQQDNFDIELSGILGVGKTQIQGKPGEVTLNSAKTGLITAASPEELLERATGWQAPITHLTSWILAKPATLNAQVTKDAANRVSQLIEDGWTVNFSYDGEQTLPNKLVLKQALAEDKENRITMVIQNR; from the coding sequence ATGAGCAAATTTGCCCAACTGTGCACAGCGATCTGTGGATCAAGTGTATTATTTCTAACCGGTTGTCAGCATTTTACTCAACCTAAACCTGCGGTTACCCAACAAGTTCAAGATGAAAAACACTTTAATTTACAAGGTAAAATTGGAGTCCGTACACCACAGCAAACTGGTAGTGCTTTTTTTACTTGGCTTCAACAGCAAGATAATTTTGATATCGAGTTAAGCGGTATTTTAGGCGTTGGAAAAACTCAAATTCAGGGTAAACCAGGCGAAGTCACTTTAAATAGTGCTAAAACAGGACTTATTACAGCTGCCTCTCCAGAAGAACTTTTAGAGCGAGCAACTGGTTGGCAAGCACCGATTACGCACTTAACGAGTTGGATTTTGGCAAAACCCGCAACATTAAATGCGCAAGTTACCAAAGATGCTGCAAATCGAGTGAGCCAACTCATTGAAGATGGCTGGACCGTGAATTTCAGTTACGATGGTGAACAAACTTTGCCAAACAAACTGGTTTTAAAGCAAGCTCTTGCTGAAGATAAAGAAAACCGTATTACAATGGTCATCCAAAACCGCTAA
- a CDS encoding tetratricopeptide repeat protein, with protein MNSRINFNGASIRQYSTTFLLLGSMSSYVYARPVQETYAVHSFDQALEQSMVAEFALAYDDIPNALHNYTVLAIKSNSTSIKQRALDVALEYNDLQAALNIATHWVAQEPKDVPALFYLSHIALKTHEYQLAAETLDKILKIDPTADLEQILASIAPENAQDRDVLLTALRSSAEKANPSILALIANLEAQNGQLQTALTNINKALRRRPKVTSFILMKANLLIALSDQEGALKWYAKSSRKNKKNLDIRLAEIRYLIQINQSELALEKLEKIIETNPQAEEALFIAGLTSIDLKQYDKAEQYLVDLRNSAKYQNEAYYYLAINAERKQHYETAKAYYRLVDGSLYVVSRRNLIAIYDKQENLHDALRFLTQERVNYPQHASFLYQAQAEILKKMGNKKAALNLLDEAIKNLPDDPELIYAEVLLLDPYTDRDKLDKTLKQLLQLEPNSPTYLNAYAYTLALQNRRLKEARQYAEQALEYAPEQASILDTLGYIAFLQNDYEAAAEALGKAYELSHNINIGVRYAKALYMQGSLTQFSAVLQQLKQKHANDPQLQQLDALILPTSAKKS; from the coding sequence ATGAATAGCCGTATTAATTTTAACGGTGCTTCGATAAGACAGTATTCTACCACATTCTTATTGTTAGGTAGCATGTCCTCATATGTCTATGCGCGTCCTGTGCAAGAGACCTATGCCGTGCATTCGTTTGATCAGGCATTAGAGCAATCCATGGTTGCTGAATTTGCGCTAGCTTATGACGATATTCCAAACGCTTTGCACAATTACACAGTGCTCGCAATTAAAAGCAACTCTACCTCAATTAAACAGCGAGCTTTAGACGTTGCACTTGAATATAATGATTTACAAGCTGCGTTAAATATTGCTACACATTGGGTCGCTCAAGAACCCAAAGATGTACCTGCTTTATTCTATTTGTCACATATTGCTTTAAAAACACACGAATACCAGCTTGCTGCTGAGACATTAGATAAAATTTTAAAGATAGATCCCACTGCTGATCTAGAACAGATTTTAGCCAGCATTGCCCCAGAAAATGCACAAGATCGAGATGTCTTATTAACAGCTTTACGCTCGAGCGCAGAAAAAGCCAATCCTTCTATCTTAGCGCTCATCGCCAATTTAGAAGCGCAAAATGGTCAATTACAAACTGCGCTAACCAACATTAACAAAGCCTTACGCCGACGTCCTAAAGTAACCAGCTTTATTTTAATGAAAGCAAACTTGCTTATCGCTCTCAGTGATCAAGAAGGTGCACTTAAATGGTATGCAAAATCGAGCCGTAAAAATAAGAAAAATTTAGATATTCGTTTAGCTGAAATCCGCTATCTCATACAAATTAACCAATCTGAGCTTGCGTTAGAAAAACTTGAAAAAATTATAGAAACGAACCCTCAAGCTGAAGAAGCATTATTTATTGCAGGCTTAACGAGTATTGATTTAAAGCAATATGACAAAGCGGAACAATATCTTGTTGACCTACGCAACTCGGCTAAATACCAAAATGAAGCGTATTACTACTTAGCGATTAATGCAGAACGTAAACAGCATTATGAAACTGCAAAAGCTTACTATCGTTTAGTTGATGGTAGTTTATACGTGGTATCAAGACGCAATCTGATTGCAATATATGATAAACAAGAAAATTTACACGATGCTTTACGGTTCCTTACTCAAGAACGAGTAAATTATCCCCAACATGCAAGTTTTTTATATCAAGCCCAAGCTGAAATCTTAAAGAAAATGGGCAATAAAAAAGCTGCATTAAATTTATTAGATGAAGCAATAAAAAACTTACCGGATGATCCGGAACTGATTTATGCGGAAGTTTTATTACTTGATCCATATACGGACCGCGACAAACTCGACAAAACATTAAAGCAATTATTACAACTTGAGCCTAACAGCCCAACGTATCTAAACGCATATGCTTATACTTTAGCTCTGCAAAACCGCAGGTTAAAAGAAGCACGTCAATATGCTGAACAAGCTCTGGAATATGCCCCTGAACAAGCCTCAATCCTTGATACGCTAGGCTATATTGCATTTTTACAGAATGATTATGAAGCTGCGGCAGAAGCCTTAGGCAAAGCATATGAACTTAGCCATAATATAAATATTGGCGTTCGTTATGCTAAAGCTTTGTATATGCAAGGGTCACTCACTCAATTTAGCGCAGTGTTACAACAACTGAAACAAAAACATGCCAATGATCCACAATTACAACAGCTTGATGCGTTAATTTTACCTACATCTGCAAAAAAGAGTTAA